ATTGCTGTTCCTGACTGGATTCCGTTTAAACCTGCAGCCGAAGATTCATACGATAAAAGGTTTCAGTATTTTGACTGGTCTGTTTCTGAGTTCATGAAATCAGCACGTAATTCCGACTGGTTTAATAATACTATATTTATTTTTATTGCTGACCACGGACAGAATTTCGACCAGACTTATGATATGTCGCTTTCTTATAATCATACTCCGATGATTTTCTTCGCTCCCGGTATCATTAAACCCGGTCGCTTCGATAAACCGGGACTGCAGATTGACTTATTCCCGACTCTTATGAGTTTTCTTCAACTGCCTTATGTTAATAATACTCTTGGTGTTGACCTCAGAAACGAAGGACGGAAATATGCGTATTTCTGCTCTGACAATAAAATCGGCTGTCTGAACGACGAATTCTTTCTCGTCATTCGTAAAGAGGGTCCTAACTCTCTCTACAGGTATAAGAATAAAGAATTAGAGAATTATTATAACAGTAATCCCGTTCTTGCTGATGATATGAAAAAATATGCCTCGGCTATGATTCTGACTTCGTACTGGCTTGGCGGACACAATTTGTTACCCTTGCCGAAATCTAAAATAATGAAGCTTAACACTAATTGAATTTTGAAGGATAATATAAACATTCTTGTTGTTCAGATAGGTAAAATAGGTGATATGATCCTTACTACCCCGCTATTCGGAAGTCTTAAAAGAATTTTCCCCGATTGCTGTCTAAGTGTTCTTGCGAGTAAAAGTAATTCTGTAATTACTAAAAACCTTAATTGCATTGACCGGACTTATGTTTATGATAAAAAGACAATATCTACGGCAAGTCTTCTCATTAAACTTAGAAAGAAAGCTTTCGATTACTGGATTGACCCTAAAGACGAACTGTCAAGTACTTCTAAAATTCTTGTGAATTTATGCAAACCAAAACTGTCTATTGGTTTTAACTTTAATAAAAAAGTTTTCGATATTGACCTTCGAACTTTTGTAAAAGGTGAGCATCGGGTTGATATTAATCTGTCACCCGTTAACTATCTTTCTGATAGCGATAGGCTTAAGACACCGATTCCTCATGTCGATATTCCGGAAAAAGATTCTAAGATAATTTCTGAACGTTTAAATGTAGTAACTGCCCCCTTCGTCCTTCTGAACCTATCCTCTGGCGTTAGTTCACGATATCTGAAATTGGAAAAATGGATTGACCTTGTGGACGGTATTAATCCTGATAAGTACGTTATCTTAACTGGGATAAATAAAGATTATGATAACATTCATGCAGTTATAAGCTCTGTTAAACGGAAGAATGTTTTCTTCGTTGAAGCTAATACTATTTTTGAATTCGCTGAATTGATTAGAAAATGTAATTTGCTCGTTACCCCTGATACTTCAGCCGTTCATCTTGCTTCTTGCTTTAATGCACCGGTCGTCGGTATTTATCATAATGTAAAGTGGAACATAGTTAAGTTCGGACCACTTTCCGTTAAAAAGAGAATTGTTGTTTCAGCACACGAGAATTCATTGGATAGTATTGAATCGAAAGAGTTGATTGAGGCAGTAAATGAATTACTTCCCTAAAACCTTTTCATAAAACTTTTCGTATTCGCCGATTATTTTGTCGTCCTTAAAGAATTCTGCCCGCTCCCTTGCGTTCTTCTGGAATATCTGATATTTCTTTTCGTTCGAAAGAAGCTCTACGGCATATTTTGCCATTCTTTCTACGTCTCCGAACTCTGCTATATAACCGGTTTTTCCGTGAAGATTTAATTCGGGCAGTCCTCCTACACTCGAAGATATTACCGGTACCTCGCAGCTCATTGCCTCAAGTGCAGAGAGTCCGAAACTTTCCGACTGTGAAGGCATTATAAATAAATCTGCTATCGAGAGTATTTCTGGCAGTGAATCTTGCTTGCCCATAAACTTGACGTATTCTGTTATTCCCAGTTCCCTGCAGAGTCTTTCACATTCGCTTCTTTCGGGACCGTCACCCACTAATATCAACTTGGCTTTTATGCTTTTTCTTACTAATGAAAATATCTTTATTACATCAGGAACTCTCTTTACTGGCCTGAAATTCGATACGTGTATCAGTATTTTTTCATCCGTACTGGCGAAATTTCCCCGGAAACAGTCTGAACCCTTGTCCGTCTTTCTCTTGTATTTCTCTGTGTCTATGAAATTCGGTATAACCTCTATTTCTTTCTCTATAGAATAACTCGATACTGTTTTGTCTTTCAAAAATTTTGATACGGCTGTAACCCCGTCCGACTGCTCTATGCTGAACTTCATCGTGGAAAGAAAACTTGGCTCAAGTCCTACAAGTGTAATGTCCGTTCCGTGTAACGTTGTTATCATCTTTATGTTCTTCTTGTCTTTACTCCCGCTCTTAAGTATTTCTCTTGCTAGAAATGCACTCGTCGCATGCGGGATCGCATAGTGCGCATGTATTAGGTCAAGGTCGTTAAACTGTACTACTTCAACCATCTTGCTTGTCAATGCTATTGAGTACAAAGGGAATTCAAACAATGGATAGCTGTACATCTCTACCTCGTGATAAAATACGTTTCCGATGTATGTGCTTAACCTTGACGGCATTGCATAAGAAATGAAATGTACTTCGTGTCCTTTTAATGCCAGAGTTTTTCCGAGCTCGGTTGCTACAACTCCGCTTCCTCCGTATGTAGGGTAACATATTATTCCGATTTTCATATAAGGTTCTTTGTTAAGTTGTAATGTTATCAGTATTAAAACAAAAAATATATGTAAAAGATTTACATTGTAATTTTTATACAGAATAAATACAATGTTCTAAAAATAAAATTATGGACGTTAAATGGTTTCTCGCTCCTCATAAGAAGGAAATTAAACTAAACGATTACGATACCTCTTTCACCGGGAAATTCAAAGGGAAGGAAGAAGCTCAGCAAAAACTTCAGGATGATATTAATGAGATGGCTCATTTACAGGACGTTCTATATGCAAGCAACAAATATGGGCTTCTTCTGATATTTCAGGCAATGGATGCTGCCGGAAAAGATGGCACAATTAAACATGTTATGTCTGGAATAAATCCGCAGGGATGTGAAGTCTATAGCTTCAAAGCTCCCTCACAGCAGGAACTTGACCACGATTATATGTGGCGATGCATGAAATGCGTTCCCGAAAAGGGAAGGATTGGAATTTTTAACCGCTCATACTACGAAGAAGTTCTTGTCGTAAAAGTCCATCCTGAACTTCTGAAGTATCAGAACCTAAGAGAGAAGGATTTCAATAATGGTTTTTGGAATAAACGCTATGAGGATATTAACAACCTAGAAAAATATCTCGTCAACAACGGAATTGTAATATTGAAGTTTTTCCTGAATGTTTCAAAGAATGAGCAGAAGAAAAGATTCCTCGAAAGAATTAATAAAGAAAACAAAAACTGGAAATTCTCAGCTTCTGACGTTAAAGAAAGACTACATTGGGACGATTACCGTAAAGCTTATGAAAAAATGTTCAGCAAAACCAGCACCGAATACGCACCATGGTACATTATACCCGCTGATAAAAAATGGTTTACACGTGCCGCTGTTTCTGAAATAATTGTTAATACTTTGAAGAATCTCAATCTCGAATATCCAAAAGTTTCCGAAGAGCACAAATCAGAACTTCAAAGAATTAAAATAGAACTCGAAAAGGAATAAAACAATATTATTTTCGCTATAATAAAAATTATGTTGCTCTTGCCTTTAGTCCTGACTGTAGTCCTGACTTTAGTCAACGGATTATTTCTGTAATAATCCCCGGGTTTCTTCTTACTCTATTTTACTCTTGGGGCTGGGGCTATTAATTATCATTTTTCCGTGTTCCTGATTAATCTTGCTAATAAATAAACATTATTGAACTTTTCCTTTCTGGAAGGTTTTTGAATTGTAACTATACTGCCTTTAAGTTAATTTATTTGTTATTTATACTTAAAAGTTGTTGAATAATCTGCATTTTAGCAGATAAAATATGGCAAAATCTATAATTGGCATTTTATCGGTGTTCTTTTCCTTTTTTCTGATTGCGGATTCGTATTCGCAAGTTGATACCCGAAGTTTGCCTAAAAATAACTTTGCCCTGTTTTCCGACCTTTCTTCGAAAGGTCTCGATGAACTGCAGGATATAGTGACAGTTCTCGGAAAAAATAAGATCTTTAAAATCAGTATTGATGAAAAGTCGGAAGAAGCCGAATTTCTGCTTAATAATATAAAGCAAAAATTCTCTTCTTATAACTTTATCTACGGAAAAGAAGACGGTTTTGACTATAAAGTAATTATAAGCAGCATTAAGTTTTCTGTTGGTTATTCTGAACCGGATGCCGATAAAATTATAGGTGATGAAATGTTTGTGCGTGATTTATCGTCGGCTTTTAAGTTTTCTGTGCTGAATTCAGGTAACGATCAGCAGTCGGTCTTGAAAACTTACAGGGATGAAGTAAAAATTGAGTATTTTGATTACATTCAGGAAAGCAATTATGGATTTATGAAATCTGGTCTGCCGGATAAGCCCTTTTTGAAAAAGATCATCGTTCCTGCGATTATTGTTGCCGTATCAGCAATTGCTGCAATATTATTTTTTACAATTAGAAGCAAATAAAATTAACATATTAATGAAATATTATCTTTTTTTAACCGTTGTGATTCTTTCTTACTTTGCTGCGGGTTGTTCCGGTTCGGGTACTTCGGATATTAGCAAAATCGACGACCCCGAAAAGGCTTTTGCCGTTGCCATGAATAATTACAACAACAAAGATTATGTAGATGCCATTGAAGATTTTTCTCTTATGAAAGTTAAGTTTTCCGGCACGAGCATCAGCGATAAGGTTCAGTATTATTTGGCTATGAGCTACTTGAAGCAGGAAGAGTACATTCTCGCAGCCTATGAATTCGAATATCTTCTGAAAAATTACGCGACCAGCACTCTGGCTGTTGAAGGAAGATATCGGCTTGCTTTGTGCTATTACGGTATGTCTCCGCAGTATTCTCTCGACCAGACGTATACCTATCAGGCTATTATGGAATTAAAAAACTTTCTCGAGCTCTATCCGACTGATAAAAACGCTCCGGAAGCCGAAAAGAAAATTCGTGAGTTGCGCAACAAACTTGCTTACAAGGAACTTAAAGCAGCCGAACTGTACTCAACTTTGGGAGATTATAGGGCTGCAACAATCTATTATGAAAATGTTGTTAACGAATATTTTGATACAGACTATGCGGATGACGCCCTTTACGGGAAAATTACAATGCTTATTAAAAGGAAAAAACCGGCAGAAGCGAAAACTGAAATCGAAAGATTTGAAACTCGGTTTCCTAAAAGTCCTTTTCTGCCGAAAGTTAAATCAATTAAAAGTACATTGCCGAAATGATTATAAAATCTAAATTTGTTAGAGAGTCTCAGGTCCAGATGGTCGAACTCGTTCTTCCAAACGATACGAATATGCTCGGTAATCTGCTCGGCGGAAAACTTATGCACTGGATTGATATCGCGGCTGCACTCGCTGCCTCAAGACACTGCAATAATATTGCCGTTACCGCTGCCGTTGATAATCTTCAGTTTCACAAGCCGATTAAACTTGGCGATATCATTCGGCTTAAAGCTTCTGTAAACAGGGCGTTTAAAACTTCTATGGAAGTTGGTGTCAAAGTTGAAGTCGAAAACATTAAATTTGGTGAGGTGTTCCACTCGAATAGCGCTTATTTAACCTTTGTGAATGTTGATAAAGAATCGGGAAGACCAATCCCCGTTCCGGAAATTATTCCCGAATCCGATGAGGAAAAAAGAAGATTTGAACATGCTAAGAAAAGACGCGACCAGAGAGTTCAGGAACAGTCAGGTTTCATTCAGTAAATTATATACTTATGTCCGGAGTTTTTCTAAAAACTGTTGATCTCGAGAAAAGTTTTCTGAATAAAGTTATATTCAGAAACGTTAACCTTGAACTTAAATCAGGGGATTCTCTCGCCGTTACCGGACGAAACGGGTCGGGTAAATCAACCTTGCTGAAGGTTCTTGCAAATCTTATGAAACCAAATAAAGGTAAGGTCATTGTTAGTAATGATTCGGATGTGATTCCTGCGGATAAGTTGCATCTCTGTTTCGGTATGATTGCTCCTTATCTTAATCTTTATGACGAACTGACCGCCCTTGAAAATCTTGAATTCTTCTATGACCTTAAATGCGGTAATCTTCCCGATTCAAATAAAAAAGAGCATCTGAAATATCTGCTCAAAAGGATAAATCTCTTCAACCGCAGGAATGACGAGGTTAAGAATTTTTCTTCGGGCATGAAGCAAAGGGTTAAGCTTGCATTCGCAATTATTAACAATCCGGAAATTCTATTAATGGACGAGCCCCGTACTAACCTCGACGTCGAGGGTATTGACCTGGTCTATAAAATTGCGGATGAACATAAAGAAAACGGTATTCTTATACTCGCAACAAACGAACCCGAGGATACAAAGCTCTGCTCGGGCGTAATTTCAATTGAAAATTTTAAAACCGATGTCCAGAAGTAGATGACCGAAAATAATCCTGAACATAATAATAAAAGTGCTTCAAAACTTGAAGATTACAACCTGATTCAAAGTGCCCTGAAAGGCAATCAGGCTTCTTACGACCGTCTGATGAAGAAATACTACCGGCTTGTTTCTAACCTTATTAACCGGATGATTTATAACAAAGATGACGTTGAAGACCTTGCACAGGAAGCGTTCATCAAAGCATTTAATTCTCTCGATAAATTCGATCACCAGTTTGCTTTTTCAACATGGTTGTATAAAATAGCTTCTAATAATTGTATTGATTATCTCAGAAAAAAGAAACTTAGTACTGTCTCTATTGACAAGGAAATCGACAGTGAGGACGATGACCTCAGATTCGAAATTCCTGATAATGATTATAAACCCGACAGGAGAATCCTCGAACGTGAAAAACAGAAAATTTTGCTCGACGCTATAAACAGCCTGCCCGAAAAATATAAATCCGTTATTATCCTGAGGCATCAGGAAGAAATGGAATACGAAGAGATTGCTTCTAAGCTTGACCTCCCTCTCGGTACAGTAAAAGCACACATATTCAGAGGTCGCGAGCTGTTAAATAAATTTCTTAAAGATAAAATTCACCATTTTTAAGAAGATGAAGAAGCATGAAACACCTTTAATGAGGCAATACCGTCAGGTTAAAGAAAAATATCCTGATATGATTCTGTTGTTTCGTATGGGTGATTTCTTTGAAACCTTCGAAGATGATGCCGTCACAGCCTCTAAGGTTCTCGGTATTACTCTTACAAAACGCTCTAACGGAGGTGCATCTGACGTTCCTCTCGCAGGTTTTCCTCATCATGCACTCGATAATTATCTTCCTAAACTCGTTAAAGCAGGGTACAGAGTTGCAGTTTGTGAACAGCTCGAAGATCCTAAGTTTGCAAAAGGTATCGTTAAACGTGATGTTGTTGAAGTCGTTACTCCGGGTGCTAATTTCTCCGATAAGCTTTTAAACCATAAGTCAAACAATTTTCTTGCTGCTGTTTATCTGAAAGATAAAGTCTGCGGTCTCGCTTTCTGTGATGTTTCAACCGGAGAGTTTGCTGCTACCGAGGTACTCGATAAGAACCTTCTCGAACAGATTGAAACAATTAATCCGGCTGAAATTCTTATTCCTAAAAAGAATAAAGAGGCTGTATTAAAACTTCTTAATATTAACAGCGGTCCCCTCTACGACGGTGAGACACCTAAGCATACAATCACAAAAGTCGATGATTGGGTATTTAATCTTGACTATGCAAATGAATTACTTACAAACCAATTTGGTACTCAATCACTCAAAGGCTTCGGTATTGACGATATGAAAGAGGGTGTCATAGCAGCAGGTTGTGTTATGAACTACCTCAACGAAACACAGAAAAGTAAGCTCGAGCATATTAAAAAGATTTACAAATATAATTATACCGATTATATAATCCTCGACCCGTCCACAAAGCGCAACCTTGAAATCACTGCATCTATAAGTGAAGGCGGCAGGGAAGGCACACTTATTTCTATTCTTGACAGAACTCAAACACCGATGGGCGGACGCCTTCTAAAAAAATGGGTTTCTCGGCCGCTTAAACGTAAAGAACAAATTGAAAGACGTCTCAATGCTGTAAAAGATTTTTATGATAATAAAGGATTAAGAAAATCAGTTATCGAAAACCTCAAGTCTATCGCTGACCTTGAGCGGCTCCTTTCTAAAGTTGCAACGGGGAAGGCCGTTCCCAGAGATATTGTCCAGCTTAAAATCTCTCTCAAAAATGTTACGGCTATTAAAAAACTTCTCACTGATTTCAAATCTGATTCTGTTCTTGCACTTAAGAATTCTCTTATAGAATGCAATGAGCTTATAAACGAAATTGAAACCGTCGTAAATGAAAACTTCCTTTCAGGCAGCGATAATTACGGTGTGATAAATAAAGGATACAACAAAGAACTCGATGAAATTAAAGAAATTCATATAAACGGAAAAACATGGATTGAGAATTTTCAGAGCAAGGAACGTAAAAGTACGGGTATCAGTTCTTTGAAAGTCGATTATAATAAGGTGTTCGGGTATTATATAGATGTTACAAAGGCTAACCTCGATAAAGTACCCCCCTCCTACATTCGCAAGCAGACTCTCGTTAACAATGAGAGGTTTATCACGGAAGAACTTAAAGTTTACGAAGATAAAATCTTCAATGCCGAAGAGAAGATAGTTGCTATAGAAAATAAAATATTTCAGGAACTTCGCGAGTTTATTCTTAAGTTTACCGACAGCATTCAGAAAAATGCTTTGTTAATCGCTACAGTAGATACGCTCATTAGCTTTGCCGAAGTATCTGAATTGTATAACTATGTAATGCCGGAAATCTACGATAACGAAGAACTTGAAATTATCGAAGGCAGACATCCCGTTATCGAACAGCTGCTTTCGGCAGGCGAGAAGTACATTCCAAATGACACAAAAGTTGATACTGTTAATAACCAGATTCTTATTCTCACAGGTCCTAACATGAGCGGCAAGTCAAGTTACTTGCGCCAGACAGGGCTAATTGTTCTTCTTGCCCAGATTGGCTGCTTCGTTCCTGCTAAGTCTGCAAAGATTGGAATCGTTGATAAGATATTCACACGCGTCGGTGCTTCCGATAATATTGCTAAAGGTGAAAGTACTTTTCTCGTTGAAATGCACGAAGCCGCTAACATCCTGAATAATGCAACAGGAAAAAGCCTTCTTCTCCTCGATGAAATAGGCCGCGGCACAAGCACTTACGATGGAATCTCAATCGCTTGGGCTATAACGGAATATCTTCATGAAAATCCTAACATCCGCGCCAAGACACTCTTTGCAACGCACTACCATGAACTTAATTCGCTCGCTGAAAATTATGAACGCATTAAAAACTACCGTGTCGAGGTACGTGAGTATGGCGATAAGGTTATCTTCCTCAGAAAGATTACAGAAGGTACCGCAGACCATAGCTACGGAATTCAGGTTGCACAGATGGCAGGTCTTCCCGAAACAGTCACAACTCGTGCAAAGGAAATCCTGAAATCATTCGAGGATAAGAAATACCGCAAAACCCATAAAGACGATATTCAAATCAGTCTCTTTGAAGTTACAAAAGATACTGTCCTTAAGAATAAACTTAAAGATATTGATATTAACACAATTTCTCCCCTTGAAGCACTTAATTTGCTGAAGGGTCTTAAAGATGAACTTTAAATTTATAAACTTAAACCGGTAAAAATGAACGACCTCATACTAACTGAAGTAAATGACAATATCGGGATTATTACTTTCAATAATCCATCCAAAAAGAATGCATTAAATTCTGAATTACTTTTGCGGATTGTATCGGCATTAAAGGAATTTGAATCTCTGAAAGTTCGTGCCGTTATAATTAGGGCAGAAAAGAATGCAAAAGTTTGGTCTGCCGGCCACGACATAGACGAACTTCCGTTAAACGGCATCGACCCTCTCGGACAGGAAAAACCACTCGAACAGGCATTGAATGCTATCCAGCTTTTTCCCGCTCCCGTTATAGCAATGGTTGAAGGAAGCGTCTGGGGAGGTGCTTGCGACCTCGCTATTACGTGCGATATGGTTATTGGTTCTCCCGATTGTACTTTCGCAATCACACCCGCAAAGATTGGAGTACCATACAATGCAAGCGGTGTTCTTCATTTTATAAACCGTCTTGGTCTCAGCCATGCAAAGGAAATGTTTTTCACTGGTTCTCCGATTGACTCTATAACAGCTCTTTACTTCGGTATAATTAACCACATCATTGAAAACGATAAGATTGATGATTTTACATTCAGTCTTGCGAAGAAAATTTCCTATAACTCTCCGCTTTCTATAAGCGTAATCAAAGAGCAGTTCAGAATTCTAACTAACGCTCATCCAATAACCCCAAACGCTTTTGAGCATATAGAATCACTCAGACGAAAAGTCTATACAAGCGAAGATTATCTCGAGGGCATTAAGTCCTTTAAAGAAAAACGCCGACCGTCCTTTAAAGGAAAATAGCAAAATTTTAAAACCCATATACCGAAAACCCTCCGTCTACGGCTATGCACTGGCCTGTTACATAGGTTGATGCATCCGACACTAGAAATGCTGCCACCTTGGCAACTTCCTCTGTCTCGCCGTATCTTCCCATCGGAGTTCTTTCAAGTATGGATTTTAAATACTTGTTGTCATTAAGTAGTTTCTCTGTTAATGGAGTCTTTATATACCACGGTGCAATTGCATTCACTCGTATCCCGTGCCGTGCCCATTCAACCGCAAGATTCTTTGTAAGTTGTATTATTCCCGCCTTTGTCATCGCATACGGTGACCCCGTCCTTAATGCCGTGATTCCGGCTACAGATGAAATGTTGACTATTGATGCACTTTTTGCTTTCATCAGCAAAGGCAG
The Ignavibacteria bacterium DNA segment above includes these coding regions:
- a CDS encoding glycosyltransferase family 9 protein gives rise to the protein MKDNINILVVQIGKIGDMILTTPLFGSLKRIFPDCCLSVLASKSNSVITKNLNCIDRTYVYDKKTISTASLLIKLRKKAFDYWIDPKDELSSTSKILVNLCKPKLSIGFNFNKKVFDIDLRTFVKGEHRVDINLSPVNYLSDSDRLKTPIPHVDIPEKDSKIISERLNVVTAPFVLLNLSSGVSSRYLKLEKWIDLVDGINPDKYVILTGINKDYDNIHAVISSVKRKNVFFVEANTIFEFAELIRKCNLLVTPDTSAVHLASCFNAPVVGIYHNVKWNIVKFGPLSVKKRIVVSAHENSLDSIESKELIEAVNELLP
- a CDS encoding acyl-CoA thioesterase; its protein translation is MIIKSKFVRESQVQMVELVLPNDTNMLGNLLGGKLMHWIDIAAALAASRHCNNIAVTAAVDNLQFHKPIKLGDIIRLKASVNRAFKTSMEVGVKVEVENIKFGEVFHSNSAYLTFVNVDKESGRPIPVPEIIPESDEEKRRFEHAKKRRDQRVQEQSGFIQ
- the bamD gene encoding outer membrane protein assembly factor BamD — protein: MKYYLFLTVVILSYFAAGCSGSGTSDISKIDDPEKAFAVAMNNYNNKDYVDAIEDFSLMKVKFSGTSISDKVQYYLAMSYLKQEEYILAAYEFEYLLKNYATSTLAVEGRYRLALCYYGMSPQYSLDQTYTYQAIMELKNFLELYPTDKNAPEAEKKIRELRNKLAYKELKAAELYSTLGDYRAATIYYENVVNEYFDTDYADDALYGKITMLIKRKKPAEAKTEIERFETRFPKSPFLPKVKSIKSTLPK
- the scpB gene encoding methylmalonyl-CoA decarboxylase — its product is MNDLILTEVNDNIGIITFNNPSKKNALNSELLLRIVSALKEFESLKVRAVIIRAEKNAKVWSAGHDIDELPLNGIDPLGQEKPLEQALNAIQLFPAPVIAMVEGSVWGGACDLAITCDMVIGSPDCTFAITPAKIGVPYNASGVLHFINRLGLSHAKEMFFTGSPIDSITALYFGIINHIIENDKIDDFTFSLAKKISYNSPLSISVIKEQFRILTNAHPITPNAFEHIESLRRKVYTSEDYLEGIKSFKEKRRPSFKGK
- a CDS encoding ABC transporter ATP-binding protein, translated to MSGVFLKTVDLEKSFLNKVIFRNVNLELKSGDSLAVTGRNGSGKSTLLKVLANLMKPNKGKVIVSNDSDVIPADKLHLCFGMIAPYLNLYDELTALENLEFFYDLKCGNLPDSNKKEHLKYLLKRINLFNRRNDEVKNFSSGMKQRVKLAFAIINNPEILLMDEPRTNLDVEGIDLVYKIADEHKENGILILATNEPEDTKLCSGVISIENFKTDVQK
- the mutS gene encoding DNA mismatch repair protein MutS, with protein sequence MKKHETPLMRQYRQVKEKYPDMILLFRMGDFFETFEDDAVTASKVLGITLTKRSNGGASDVPLAGFPHHALDNYLPKLVKAGYRVAVCEQLEDPKFAKGIVKRDVVEVVTPGANFSDKLLNHKSNNFLAAVYLKDKVCGLAFCDVSTGEFAATEVLDKNLLEQIETINPAEILIPKKNKEAVLKLLNINSGPLYDGETPKHTITKVDDWVFNLDYANELLTNQFGTQSLKGFGIDDMKEGVIAAGCVMNYLNETQKSKLEHIKKIYKYNYTDYIILDPSTKRNLEITASISEGGREGTLISILDRTQTPMGGRLLKKWVSRPLKRKEQIERRLNAVKDFYDNKGLRKSVIENLKSIADLERLLSKVATGKAVPRDIVQLKISLKNVTAIKKLLTDFKSDSVLALKNSLIECNELINEIETVVNENFLSGSDNYGVINKGYNKELDEIKEIHINGKTWIENFQSKERKSTGISSLKVDYNKVFGYYIDVTKANLDKVPPSYIRKQTLVNNERFITEELKVYEDKIFNAEEKIVAIENKIFQELREFILKFTDSIQKNALLIATVDTLISFAEVSELYNYVMPEIYDNEELEIIEGRHPVIEQLLSAGEKYIPNDTKVDTVNNQILILTGPNMSGKSSYLRQTGLIVLLAQIGCFVPAKSAKIGIVDKIFTRVGASDNIAKGESTFLVEMHEAANILNNATGKSLLLLDEIGRGTSTYDGISIAWAITEYLHENPNIRAKTLFATHYHELNSLAENYERIKNYRVEVREYGDKVIFLRKITEGTADHSYGIQVAQMAGLPETVTTRAKEILKSFEDKKYRKTHKDDIQISLFEVTKDTVLKNKLKDIDINTISPLEALNLLKGLKDEL
- a CDS encoding SDR family oxidoreductase, whose product is MKEIYSLKGKKALITGGSKGIGLAITKLFIELGAEVFIAARNKRLIDDMIKTYKGKELSGVAADISKPAGIEKLMKAVTKKWNRVDILVNNAGFNIRKKSDEYTEKEFNTIIDTNLKSVFRISVRMLPLLMKAKSASIVNISSVAGITALRTGSPYAMTKAGIIQLTKNLAVEWARHGIRVNAIAPWYIKTPLTEKLLNDNKYLKSILERTPMGRYGETEEVAKVAAFLVSDASTYVTGQCIAVDGGFSVYGF
- a CDS encoding sigma-70 family RNA polymerase sigma factor, with product MTENNPEHNNKSASKLEDYNLIQSALKGNQASYDRLMKKYYRLVSNLINRMIYNKDDVEDLAQEAFIKAFNSLDKFDHQFAFSTWLYKIASNNCIDYLRKKKLSTVSIDKEIDSEDDDLRFEIPDNDYKPDRRILEREKQKILLDAINSLPEKYKSVIILRHQEEMEYEEIASKLDLPLGTVKAHIFRGRELLNKFLKDKIHHF
- a CDS encoding polyphosphate kinase 2 family protein produces the protein MDVKWFLAPHKKEIKLNDYDTSFTGKFKGKEEAQQKLQDDINEMAHLQDVLYASNKYGLLLIFQAMDAAGKDGTIKHVMSGINPQGCEVYSFKAPSQQELDHDYMWRCMKCVPEKGRIGIFNRSYYEEVLVVKVHPELLKYQNLREKDFNNGFWNKRYEDINNLEKYLVNNGIVILKFFLNVSKNEQKKRFLERINKENKNWKFSASDVKERLHWDDYRKAYEKMFSKTSTEYAPWYIIPADKKWFTRAAVSEIIVNTLKNLNLEYPKVSEEHKSELQRIKIELEKE
- the bshA gene encoding N-acetyl-alpha-D-glucosaminyl L-malate synthase BshA, with the protein product MKIGIICYPTYGGSGVVATELGKTLALKGHEVHFISYAMPSRLSTYIGNVFYHEVEMYSYPLFEFPLYSIALTSKMVEVVQFNDLDLIHAHYAIPHATSAFLAREILKSGSKDKKNIKMITTLHGTDITLVGLEPSFLSTMKFSIEQSDGVTAVSKFLKDKTVSSYSIEKEIEVIPNFIDTEKYKRKTDKGSDCFRGNFASTDEKILIHVSNFRPVKRVPDVIKIFSLVRKSIKAKLILVGDGPERSECERLCRELGITEYVKFMGKQDSLPEILSIADLFIMPSQSESFGLSALEAMSCEVPVISSSVGGLPELNLHGKTGYIAEFGDVERMAKYAVELLSNEKKYQIFQKNARERAEFFKDDKIIGEYEKFYEKVLGK